One Streptomyces sp. NBC_00554 DNA segment encodes these proteins:
- a CDS encoding aminoglycoside N(3)-acetyltransferase, which produces MSTAADGTGLTESQLTHQLTELGIHEGGVLLVHSSLRSLGKVEGGAATVLRALRRALGPDGTVVVPAFTSDNSSTSTAHMERVRGLSDEARAAFRDNMPPFDPATTPSTDVGILAETTRLHPHSLRSAHPQTSFAALGPHAAKITADHHPDCLLGESSPLARLYELGAQILLLGVGFNRCTAFHLGEYRVDSPPHRSYRCVVRRDGRRQWWEYDDVALDDSDFGELGAEFEGAGLGAAVRVSGVVGAARCRAVRFVDAVDFAQRWIPEHRVVGR; this is translated from the coding sequence TTGAGCACGGCTGCCGACGGGACCGGACTCACCGAGTCACAGCTGACTCACCAGCTCACCGAGCTGGGAATCCACGAGGGGGGCGTCCTGCTGGTGCACTCTTCCCTGCGCTCCCTCGGAAAGGTCGAGGGAGGAGCGGCCACCGTGCTCCGCGCGCTGCGCCGCGCGCTCGGCCCTGATGGCACCGTGGTCGTTCCCGCGTTCACCTCGGACAACTCGTCCACGTCGACCGCCCACATGGAACGGGTCCGCGGCCTGAGCGACGAGGCCCGCGCCGCCTTCCGGGACAACATGCCGCCGTTCGACCCGGCGACCACCCCGTCGACCGACGTGGGAATCCTCGCCGAGACGACCCGACTCCACCCGCACTCCCTGCGCAGCGCCCACCCCCAGACCTCCTTCGCCGCCCTCGGCCCCCACGCCGCGAAGATCACCGCCGACCATCACCCCGACTGCCTCCTGGGCGAGAGTTCCCCTCTGGCCCGGCTGTACGAGCTGGGGGCACAGATCCTGCTGCTCGGCGTCGGCTTCAACAGATGCACCGCCTTCCATCTCGGCGAGTACCGAGTCGATTCCCCTCCCCATCGGTCCTACAGGTGCGTGGTCCGCCGCGACGGCCGACGCCAGTGGTGGGAGTACGACGATGTCGCCCTGGACGACAGCGATTTCGGGGAGTTGGGAGCGGAGTTCGAGGGCGCGGGCTTGGGGGCAGCGGTGCGTGTCAGCGGCGTGGTGGGGGCCGCGCGGTGCCGGGCGGTGAGGTTCGTGGATGCGGTTGATTTCGCGCAGCGGTGGATTCCCGAGCATCGCGTCGTCGGCCGCTAG
- a CDS encoding VOC family protein has translation MDMTLEVIMMPVTDVDRAKEFYRDKVGFHVDLDREVMEGVRIVQLTPPGSGCSIALIDGLPIPTGTPQPGTYHGMQLCVEDAKAAYEELRERGLDVSEPQAFSPEDGATFMYFKDPDGNGWAIQEYRQRAAKPLHKLLGELAAQQQ, from the coding sequence ATGGACATGACCCTCGAAGTGATTATGATGCCGGTCACCGACGTGGACCGCGCCAAGGAGTTCTACCGGGACAAGGTCGGTTTCCACGTGGACCTCGACCGAGAGGTGATGGAGGGCGTGCGGATCGTGCAGCTGACGCCGCCCGGGTCCGGGTGTTCCATCGCGCTCATCGACGGCCTCCCGATCCCGACGGGGACGCCGCAGCCGGGGACGTACCACGGTATGCAGCTGTGTGTGGAGGACGCCAAGGCGGCGTACGAGGAGCTGCGGGAGCGGGGTCTCGACGTCAGCGAGCCGCAGGCCTTCTCGCCGGAGGACGGCGCCACGTTCATGTACTTCAAGGACCCGGACGGGAACGGCTGGGCGATCCAGGAGTACCGGCAGCGGGCGGCGAAGCCCCTGCACAAGCTGCTCGGCGAACTGGCTGCGCAGCAGCAGTAG
- a CDS encoding pyridoxamine 5'-phosphate oxidase family protein, which produces MPETQPQTELDPRYGSPGAGATPWPEAVARLAAAELYWLSTVRPDGRPHVTPLIGVWQDGALHFATGAQERKALNLAGNPQVVLTTGTNTWAEGYDLVVEGEAVRVTDQARLHGLAKAWEEKYGAEWHFEVGEDAEFQGTFQGDGGPALVFSVAPRTAFGFGKGEPFSQTRWRFE; this is translated from the coding sequence ATGCCCGAAACACAACCGCAGACCGAGCTCGACCCGCGCTACGGCAGCCCCGGAGCGGGGGCGACCCCCTGGCCGGAGGCCGTGGCGCGGCTGGCCGCGGCCGAGCTGTACTGGCTGTCGACGGTTCGGCCGGACGGGCGGCCGCATGTGACGCCGCTGATCGGTGTCTGGCAGGACGGGGCGCTGCACTTCGCCACCGGCGCGCAGGAGCGGAAGGCGCTCAACCTCGCCGGGAATCCGCAGGTCGTCCTCACCACGGGCACCAACACCTGGGCCGAGGGTTACGACCTCGTCGTCGAGGGCGAGGCGGTCCGCGTGACGGACCAGGCCCGGCTGCACGGCCTGGCCAAGGCGTGGGAGGAGAAGTACGGCGCCGAGTGGCATTTCGAGGTAGGGGAGGACGCGGAGTTCCAGGGCACGTTCCAGGGAGACGGCGGCCCCGCTCTTGTCTTCTCTGTGGCGCCCCGGACCGCTTTCGGGTTCGGTAAGGGGGAGCCGTTCAGCCAGACGCGCTGGCGATTCGAGTGA
- a CDS encoding bifunctional [glutamine synthetase] adenylyltransferase/[glutamine synthetase]-adenylyl-L-tyrosine phosphorylase produces the protein MTAPGRRSSTFTRLLRHGFTDPSGAERLLESVELAPIKADPVLLEALGATADPDLALLGLVRLVEAQDGRPERRELLDTLIAAKPLRDRLLGVLGASAALGDHLARHPRDWQVLVTYEPQDLHPGVEEFERGLAEADDPVTLRVAYRRCLLSIAARDVCGTTDLAQTAAELADLATATLRAALAIARAAAPDDAALCRLAVIAMGKCGGHELNYVSDVDVIFVGEAADGADEGKAIQAATRLASHLMRICSETTVEGSIWPVDANLRPEGRNGPLVRTLSSHLAYYQRWAKTWEFQALLKARPVAGDLVLGESYVATLAPLVWHAAERANFVPDVQKMRRRVVENIPVAEVERELKLGPGGLRDVEFAVQLLQLVHGRADTSLRSGTTLDALKALAAGGYVGRADAVQLDEAYRFLRSMEHRIQLYRLRRTHLVPEEDADLRRIGRSLGLRADPVVELNREWKRHAAVVRRLHEKLFYRPLLDAVAQLAPGETRLSADAARERLVALGYADPAAALRHLEALASGVSRKAAIQRTLLPVLLGWFADSADPDAGLLNFRKVSDALGKTPWYLRLLRDEGAAAENLARVLSAGRLAPDLLMRAPEAVALLGDGDGGRGGLEPRSRGHLEQEILAAVGRAAGGEQAVTAARGVRRRELFRISAADIVASYGTEENPAVADQGALVDLVGGAVSDLTAATLAGTLRAVVRDGWGETLPTRFAVIGMGRFGGHELGYGSDADVLFVHEPRDGVDEQEASRAANSVVSEMRRLLQISSADPPLLIDADLRPEGKSGPLVRTLNSYEAYYRRWSLVWESQALLRAEAVAGDEDLGRRFIELIDPLRYPAEGLGDDAVREIRRLKARMESERMPRGADPTLHTKLGRGGLSDVEWTVQLLQLRHGWVEPGLRTTRTREALAAGCAAGLLAGEDAAILDEAWVLATRVRNAVMLVRGRAGDTFPSDGRELAAVGRYLGYGPGHVGDMLDDYRRTTRRARAVVDELFYGA, from the coding sequence ATGACGGCGCCGGGGCGCAGGAGCAGTACCTTCACGCGGCTGCTGCGGCACGGTTTTACCGATCCGTCGGGGGCCGAGCGGCTTCTGGAGAGTGTCGAGCTGGCGCCGATAAAGGCCGATCCGGTGCTCCTCGAGGCGCTGGGGGCCACCGCCGACCCGGATCTGGCGCTGCTCGGGCTGGTACGGCTCGTCGAGGCGCAGGACGGGCGCCCGGAGCGGCGCGAACTGCTCGACACGCTCATCGCGGCGAAGCCCCTGCGGGACCGGTTGCTTGGCGTGCTCGGCGCCTCCGCGGCGCTCGGCGACCATCTCGCCCGGCATCCGCGCGACTGGCAGGTGCTCGTGACGTACGAGCCGCAGGACCTGCACCCCGGGGTGGAGGAGTTCGAGCGGGGGCTCGCCGAGGCGGACGATCCCGTCACGCTGCGCGTCGCCTACCGGCGCTGCCTGTTGTCCATCGCCGCGCGTGACGTGTGCGGCACGACCGATCTCGCGCAGACGGCCGCCGAGCTCGCCGATCTCGCGACGGCGACCCTGCGTGCCGCGCTCGCCATAGCCCGGGCCGCCGCGCCCGACGATGCCGCGCTGTGCCGGCTCGCCGTCATCGCGATGGGCAAGTGCGGTGGCCACGAGCTCAATTACGTGTCCGACGTCGATGTGATCTTTGTGGGGGAGGCGGCGGACGGGGCCGATGAGGGGAAGGCGATCCAAGCCGCCACCCGGCTTGCCTCGCATCTGATGCGGATCTGCTCCGAGACCACCGTCGAGGGCAGTATCTGGCCCGTCGACGCGAATCTGCGGCCCGAGGGCAGGAACGGGCCGCTCGTACGGACGCTCAGCAGCCACCTCGCGTACTACCAGCGGTGGGCCAAGACCTGGGAGTTCCAAGCCCTCCTCAAAGCGCGGCCGGTGGCCGGTGACCTCGTGCTCGGCGAGAGTTACGTCGCCACGCTCGCGCCCCTCGTCTGGCACGCCGCCGAGCGTGCGAACTTCGTTCCCGACGTGCAGAAGATGCGGCGGAGGGTGGTGGAGAACATCCCCGTCGCCGAGGTCGAGCGTGAGCTGAAGCTCGGGCCCGGAGGGTTGCGGGATGTCGAATTCGCCGTACAGCTGCTGCAGTTGGTGCACGGGCGTGCCGATACTTCGCTGCGGAGCGGGACCACACTCGACGCGCTGAAGGCGCTGGCTGCGGGTGGCTATGTGGGGCGCGCCGACGCCGTGCAGCTCGATGAGGCGTATCGCTTTCTGCGGTCCATGGAGCACCGGATACAGCTCTACCGGCTGCGGCGGACCCACCTCGTGCCCGAGGAGGACGCCGATCTGCGGCGCATCGGGCGGTCGTTGGGCCTGCGCGCCGATCCTGTCGTGGAGCTGAACCGCGAGTGGAAGCGGCACGCTGCCGTCGTACGGCGGCTGCACGAGAAGCTCTTCTACCGGCCGCTGCTCGATGCCGTCGCCCAACTCGCCCCCGGCGAGACCAGGTTGAGTGCCGATGCGGCCCGGGAGCGGCTGGTCGCGCTCGGGTACGCCGATCCGGCGGCGGCGCTTCGGCATCTGGAGGCGCTGGCTTCCGGGGTTTCGCGCAAGGCCGCGATCCAACGGACGTTGCTGCCTGTGCTGTTGGGGTGGTTCGCGGATTCCGCCGATCCCGATGCGGGGTTGCTCAACTTCCGTAAGGTGTCGGACGCGTTGGGGAAGACGCCGTGGTATCTGCGGCTGTTGAGGGACGAGGGTGCTGCCGCCGAGAATCTGGCGCGGGTGCTGTCCGCCGGGCGGCTCGCGCCCGATCTGCTGATGCGTGCGCCGGAGGCGGTCGCCCTGCTCGGTGACGGGGACGGGGGTAGGGGTGGGCTCGAACCTCGGTCCCGTGGCCATCTGGAGCAGGAGATCCTTGCTGCGGTGGGGCGGGCCGCGGGGGGTGAGCAGGCGGTTACGGCGGCGCGGGGGGTGCGGCGGCGGGAGCTGTTTCGTATCTCCGCCGCCGACATCGTTGCCTCGTACGGGACCGAGGAGAATCCGGCCGTTGCGGACCAAGGTGCGCTGGTGGATCTGGTGGGTGGTGCGGTCTCCGATCTGACTGCGGCGACTCTTGCGGGGACGTTGCGGGCCGTCGTGCGGGACGGGTGGGGGGAGACTCTTCCTACTCGGTTCGCCGTCATCGGCATGGGGCGGTTCGGGGGGCATGAGCTGGGCTACGGGTCCGATGCCGATGTGCTGTTCGTGCATGAACCCCGGGACGGTGTTGATGAGCAGGAGGCGTCTCGGGCCGCCAACTCTGTTGTCTCCGAGATGCGGCGGCTGCTTCAGATCTCGAGTGCGGATCCGCCCTTGTTGATCGATGCGGATCTGCGGCCTGAAGGGAAGTCCGGGCCGCTGGTGCGGACGCTCAATTCCTATGAGGCGTACTACCGGCGCTGGTCGCTGGTGTGGGAGTCGCAGGCCTTGTTGCGGGCCGAAGCCGTTGCCGGTGACGAGGACTTGGGGCGGCGGTTCATCGAGCTGATCGATCCTCTGCGGTATCCGGCGGAGGGGCTTGGGGACGATGCCGTACGGGAGATCCGGCGGCTCAAGGCGCGGATGGAGTCGGAGCGGATGCCGCGTGGTGCCGATCCCACGCTGCATACCAAGCTCGGGCGGGGTGGGTTGTCCGACGTCGAGTGGACCGTGCAGTTGCTGCAGCTTCGGCATGGGTGGGTGGAGCCGGGGTTGCGGACCACCCGGACGCGGGAGGCCTTGGCGGCCGGCTGTGCGGCGGGGCTCCTTGCCGGGGAGGACGCGGCGATTCTGGATGAGGCGTGGGTGTTGGCTACGCGGGTGCGGAACGCGGTGATGCTGGTGCGGGGGCGGGCCGGGGATACGTTTCCGTCGGATGGGCGGGAACTGGCTGCGGTGGGGCGGTACTTGGGGTACGGGCCGGGGCATGTGGGGGACATGCTCGACGACTATCGGCGGACTACTCGGCGGGCTCGGGCCGTGGTGGATGAGTTGTTCTACGGGGCGTGA